In Alligator mississippiensis isolate rAllMis1 chromosome 10, rAllMis1, whole genome shotgun sequence, one DNA window encodes the following:
- the PDCD2L gene encoding programmed cell death protein 2-like has protein sequence MAARGAGPVVLLGLRDVAMPASGTGSAQAPAWATNKLGGAPDLPPALGAAPASAPPCGGCGAALLHVLQEQQERLAARDWCDEADDWGACDEFEPPELNHSGLLGVNEASNSCLPKEAECASQLQRLSLAEADPFCIHLPAGEERVMSSSAPTFKPYYIAVVDEEDYTGYVDTDHAHKLLKEYQQREGINLEELMSESFAGEGDREKYEKSKLRSRDQVFHKFMKRISACPEQILRYSWGGEPLFITCPPSDISRGVPACSNCGSNRVFEFQLMPALVSMLESDADLSIEFGTVLVYTCERSCWSVNQKNPLEEFIFIQEDPDQQLFK, from the exons ATGGCGGCTCGCGGCGCGGGGCCagtggtgctgctggggctgcgggACGTCGCCATGCCGGCATCGGGCACGGGCAGCGCGCAGGCCCCGGCCTGGGCCACTAACAAGCTGGGCGGCGCCCCG GACCTGCCCCCGGCGCTCGGCGCGGCCCCGGCCTCGGCCCCGCCCTGCGGCGGCTGCGGCGCGGCGTTGCTGCACGTGCTGCAG GAACAACAAGAGAGGCTGGCTGCGCGGGACTGGTGTGACGAAGCAGATGACTGGGGAGCGTGCGATGAATTTGAACCCCCTGAACTGAACCACTCTGGCTTGCTGGGTGTAAATGAAGCGAGCAATTCCTGCTTGCCCAAAGAAGCAGAGTGCGCATCCCAGTTACAGAGGCTTAGCCTGGCAGAAGCTGATCCCTTCTGTATTCATCTTCCAGCTGGAGAAGAGAGAGTAATGTCTAGCTCTGCTCCCACATTCAAGCCCTACTACATCGCTGTTGTGGATGAGGAAGACTACACTGGTTACGTTGATACAGATCATGCACACAAGCTTCTAAAGGAATATCAACAGAGAGAGGGTATTAATTTGGAAGAGTTGATGTCAGAAAG TTTTGCAGGTGAAGGTGATCGTGAGAAATATGAAAAGAGCAAACTCCGAAGTAGGGACCAGGTGTTCCACAAATTTATGAAAAGAATTTCTGCCTGTCCTGAACAAATTCTGAG ATACTCCTGGGGCGGTGAGCCTTTATTTATAACATGCCCTCCATCTGACATCAGCAGAGGGGTTCCAGCCTGCAGTAACTGTGGAAGTAACAGAGTCTTTGAGTTCCAGCTTATGCCAGCATTGGTCAGCATGCTCGAGAGCGATGCAG ATCTGTCAATCGAATTTGGGACAGTCTTGGTTTACACATGTGAAAGAAGCTGTTGGTCAGTAAATCAGAAGAATCCCCTAGAggaatttatttttatacaaGAAGACCCAGATCAGCAACTATTTAAATAA